A window of Hippoglossus stenolepis isolate QCI-W04-F060 chromosome 16, HSTE1.2, whole genome shotgun sequence contains these coding sequences:
- the LOC118124076 gene encoding SH3 and cysteine-rich domain-containing protein 2 isoform X2, which yields MTENNEVESEVQLQRCPSTMSIQPMTSKLQRLKRSLSFKTIMRSKSVENFFQRSYSDARLPPDFITDPPPPSPPLLPGSPLVCERSPSISPSLSPNPSISSHSPSLSLSPSLPIKPPRPQVTHCFQDHVFRKPTNCQHCKHMIVGNSKQALRCKTCKMAAHLWCTSELSQQMCQGKPGAFKRNFSSPMLVNDQLSVVKEVQPSQDVAVPDPELEKEEEDESRAEPETPAEESNVTVPKRIEVHSIHTYVALYKFLPQEQNDLELHPGDRVQVTDDSNEEWWKGKSGDKVGFFPANFVQRVRPGERVWRVVQSVNATRERGHMAVRESQICVGKREDGEVFLKLSSGKKRGLVPADSIEEI from the exons ATGACCGAGAACAACGAGGTGGAGAGCGAGGTGCAGCTCCAGCGCTGCCCGAGCACCATGTCCATCCAGCCGATGACATCCAAG ctccaAAGGCTAAAACGCTCGCTGTCTTTCAAGACCATCATGCGCAGTAAGAGCGTGGAGAACTTCTTCCAGAGATCCTACAGCGACGCCCGCCTGCCGCCGGATTTCATCACCGACCCGCcgcctccttctccccctctgctGCCCGGCTCTCCTCTCGTCTGCGAGCGCTCGCCATCCATCTCGCCGTCTCTCAGCCCCAACCCCTCCATCTCCTcacactccccctctctcagcCTCTCCCCATCGCTGCCCATCAAGCCTCCAAGACCCCAGGTCACCCACTGTTTTCAGGACCACGTCTTTCGCAAGCCCACCAACTGCCAGCACTGCAAGCACATGATAGTGG GAAACTCCAAACAAGCTCTGCGGTGTAAAACGTGCAAGATGGCCGCTCACCTGTGGTGCACCTCGGAACTGTCGCAGCAGATGTGTCAAGGGAAG CCCGGAGCGTTCAAGCGAAACTTCAGCTCGCCGATGCTTGTCAATGACCAACTGTCAGTCGTCAAGGAAGTTCAGCCGAGCCAAG ACGTAGCAGTGCCAGACCCTGAgttggagaaagaggaggaagacgagagcAGGGCCGAGCCTGAGACTCCTGCGGAAGAGAGCAACGTGACG GTGCCCAAGCGCATTGAAGTCCACTCCATCCACACCTATGTAGCGCTCTACAAGTTTCTGCCTCAGGAACAGAATGACCTGGAACTACA TCCCGGAGATCGGGTGCAGGTCACTGACGACTCCAATGAGGAGTGGTGGAAG GGAAAGAGTGGCGACAAAGTCGGTTTCTTCCCTGCCAACTTTGTGCAGAGGGTCCGGCcaggagagagagtgtggcGGGTCGTCCAGAGCGTCAACGCCACCCGAGAGAGAGGACACATGGCCGTCAGGGAATCCCAG ATCTGTGTGGGGAAGCGAGAGGACGGCGAGGTGTTTCTAAAGCTGAGCAGTGGGAAGAAGAGAGGCCTGGTCCCAGCTGACTCCATCGAGGAGATCTGA
- the LOC118124076 gene encoding SH3 and cysteine-rich domain-containing protein 2 isoform X1: MTENNEVESEVQLQRCPSTMSIQPMTSKLQRLKRSLSFKTIMRSKSVENFFQRSYSDARLPPDFITDPPPPSPPLLPGSPLVCERSPSISPSLSPNPSISSHSPSLSLSPSLPIKPPRPQVTHCFQDHVFRKPTNCQHCKHMIVGNSKQALRCKTCKMAAHLWCTSELSQQMCQGKPGAFKRNFSSPMLVNDQLSVVKEVQPSQEAGRTRVDPVYAALRYGTSLAQMSRSSFGSTESPTRSLGEGGEERQQRQCSMEEEITQETGDVAVPDPELEKEEEDESRAEPETPAEESNVTVPKRIEVHSIHTYVALYKFLPQEQNDLELHPGDRVQVTDDSNEEWWKGKSGDKVGFFPANFVQRVRPGERVWRVVQSVNATRERGHMAVRESQICVGKREDGEVFLKLSSGKKRGLVPADSIEEI; this comes from the exons ATGACCGAGAACAACGAGGTGGAGAGCGAGGTGCAGCTCCAGCGCTGCCCGAGCACCATGTCCATCCAGCCGATGACATCCAAG ctccaAAGGCTAAAACGCTCGCTGTCTTTCAAGACCATCATGCGCAGTAAGAGCGTGGAGAACTTCTTCCAGAGATCCTACAGCGACGCCCGCCTGCCGCCGGATTTCATCACCGACCCGCcgcctccttctccccctctgctGCCCGGCTCTCCTCTCGTCTGCGAGCGCTCGCCATCCATCTCGCCGTCTCTCAGCCCCAACCCCTCCATCTCCTcacactccccctctctcagcCTCTCCCCATCGCTGCCCATCAAGCCTCCAAGACCCCAGGTCACCCACTGTTTTCAGGACCACGTCTTTCGCAAGCCCACCAACTGCCAGCACTGCAAGCACATGATAGTGG GAAACTCCAAACAAGCTCTGCGGTGTAAAACGTGCAAGATGGCCGCTCACCTGTGGTGCACCTCGGAACTGTCGCAGCAGATGTGTCAAGGGAAG CCCGGAGCGTTCAAGCGAAACTTCAGCTCGCCGATGCTTGTCAATGACCAACTGTCAGTCGTCAAGGAAGTTCAGCCGAGCCAAG aGGCTGGGCGGACGCGCGTCGACCCCGTGTACGCTGCCTTGCGCTATGGGACGTCTTTGGCACAGATGAGCCGCTCCAGTTTTGGCAGTACAGAGTCTCCGACGCGCAGCCTG ggggagggaggtgaggagaggcagcagagacagTGCAGCATGGAGGAAGAGATAACTCAGGAGACAGGGG ACGTAGCAGTGCCAGACCCTGAgttggagaaagaggaggaagacgagagcAGGGCCGAGCCTGAGACTCCTGCGGAAGAGAGCAACGTGACG GTGCCCAAGCGCATTGAAGTCCACTCCATCCACACCTATGTAGCGCTCTACAAGTTTCTGCCTCAGGAACAGAATGACCTGGAACTACA TCCCGGAGATCGGGTGCAGGTCACTGACGACTCCAATGAGGAGTGGTGGAAG GGAAAGAGTGGCGACAAAGTCGGTTTCTTCCCTGCCAACTTTGTGCAGAGGGTCCGGCcaggagagagagtgtggcGGGTCGTCCAGAGCGTCAACGCCACCCGAGAGAGAGGACACATGGCCGTCAGGGAATCCCAG ATCTGTGTGGGGAAGCGAGAGGACGGCGAGGTGTTTCTAAAGCTGAGCAGTGGGAAGAAGAGAGGCCTGGTCCCAGCTGACTCCATCGAGGAGATCTGA